A genomic stretch from Leptotrichia sp. HSP-536 includes:
- a CDS encoding peptidylprolyl isomerase, which produces MGFRNHKKGIQLASAIMMGIFGLGMLISGILFLKNNVFEASNHREVIATVDGIKIYRDDFERENYSLKNQLNEITQQKIQQLSQAGINTENIKSIPDNLISEYVLQLIINKEILLSSAKNLGIKVNGADVDQEFENYRKQSKLGKKEFGDYLRSVGYNITSFKKMIKDQKTIDKIREKIFSSDKITDEEVKKAYERNKYSQNFDNQDFDDVKDKIKEIMTQEKDVMILNSYLAKAKEKTKIVFKDKNFENMYTKIKTVVAQNGDYKYTNEILNERIVNSVSQTQQGYSDKLVNELKGTLQKELDKIVKIAKKAKSAGIKADPNLVGVEQLKDYSQKYYNYLIDTYKPDDAALQARFNEKKDSYNTKNSIGGYVIGEEYQAGEGDFEGAKKQAEEIMKTTTKDNFAAKAKEFSKDSASAKNGGSLGETADLSQLVPEFANAVKSSKAGDIVGPIKTQFGYHIIYIQSKDAKKDNVAKISHILITPTISEASKQKVIKKVQNLKAEIESKKVTWSNVEKQDKYNFSVKERFKKLVKTDAIPGIGKNDELMNQIFALKIDGILERNDTTGYYLIAKTSEIPFAQATFENSKERVRLELAHEYVNKQLGNI; this is translated from the coding sequence ATGGGATTTAGAAATCATAAAAAAGGAATTCAGCTTGCTTCTGCTATTATGATGGGAATATTCGGATTAGGGATGCTCATTTCAGGAATATTGTTTTTGAAGAATAATGTCTTTGAGGCGTCAAATCATAGAGAAGTAATTGCGACAGTTGACGGAATAAAAATTTATCGTGATGATTTTGAAAGAGAAAATTATTCATTGAAAAATCAGCTAAATGAAATAACTCAGCAAAAAATACAGCAATTATCACAAGCGGGAATAAATACGGAAAATATAAAAAGCATTCCTGATAATTTAATAAGTGAATATGTTTTACAGCTTATAATTAATAAAGAGATTCTGCTTTCATCGGCAAAAAATTTAGGAATAAAAGTTAATGGTGCTGATGTTGATCAGGAATTTGAAAATTATAGAAAACAGTCAAAACTTGGAAAAAAAGAATTTGGCGATTATTTAAGATCTGTTGGATACAATATTACATCATTTAAGAAAATGATAAAAGATCAGAAAACAATAGACAAAATAAGAGAAAAAATATTTTCAAGTGATAAAATTACAGATGAAGAAGTAAAAAAGGCCTATGAAAGAAATAAATACTCTCAAAATTTTGATAATCAAGATTTTGATGATGTAAAAGATAAGATAAAAGAGATTATGACACAAGAAAAAGATGTTATGATTTTAAATTCATATCTTGCAAAAGCTAAAGAAAAAACTAAAATTGTTTTTAAAGATAAGAATTTTGAAAATATGTATACTAAAATAAAAACTGTTGTTGCACAAAATGGAGACTATAAATATACAAATGAAATATTAAATGAACGAATTGTAAATTCTGTTTCTCAAACACAGCAAGGGTATTCAGATAAATTAGTAAATGAATTAAAAGGAACATTGCAAAAGGAACTGGATAAAATTGTAAAAATCGCAAAAAAAGCAAAATCTGCAGGAATAAAAGCCGATCCAAATTTAGTAGGCGTCGAACAGCTAAAAGATTATTCTCAAAAATATTATAATTATTTAATAGACACTTATAAACCTGATGATGCAGCGTTACAAGCTAGATTTAATGAAAAAAAAGATAGTTATAATACTAAAAACAGCATTGGTGGTTACGTAATCGGAGAAGAATATCAAGCAGGTGAAGGCGATTTTGAAGGAGCAAAAAAACAAGCTGAGGAAATTATGAAAACAACAACTAAGGATAATTTTGCGGCTAAAGCAAAAGAATTTTCAAAGGATTCAGCATCAGCTAAAAATGGTGGAAGTTTAGGAGAAACAGCTGACTTGTCACAGCTTGTTCCAGAATTTGCAAATGCTGTTAAGAGCAGTAAGGCAGGAGATATTGTCGGTCCTATAAAAACGCAATTTGGTTATCACATTATTTATATTCAGAGCAAGGATGCCAAAAAAGACAATGTTGCTAAAATTAGCCATATTTTAATAACACCAACTATATCCGAAGCTTCAAAACAAAAAGTTATCAAGAAAGTTCAGAATTTAAAAGCTGAAATTGAAAGTAAGAAAGTAACTTGGAGCAATGTAGAAAAACAGGATAAATATAATTTCAGTGTTAAAGAAAGATTCAAAAAACTGGTTAAAACGGATGCAATTCCAGGAATTGGAAAAAATGATGAATTAATGAATCAAATTTTTGCATTAAAAATAGATGGAATTCTTGAAAGAAACGATACAACAGGATATTATTTGATTGCAAAAACTTCAGAAATACCATTTGCACAGGCGACATTTGAAAATTCAAAAGAACGTGTAAGATTGGAACTTGCACATGAATATGTAAATAAACAATTAGGTAATATTTAA
- a CDS encoding IS630 transposase-related protein, with translation MAYEKDYRKRILNFYYENGKTKTLFQFNISSSTLYGWIKLKKETGDLSSRTRKRKFKVPDPEKLDEYMKNPKNADKYIREIAKDFGCGKKTVRAALKN, from the coding sequence ATGGCATATGAAAAAGATTATAGGAAAAGAATTTTAAATTTCTATTACGAAAATGGAAAAACAAAAACATTATTTCAGTTCAACATAAGTTCCAGCACATTGTACGGATGGATAAAGCTTAAGAAGGAAACAGGAGATCTTTCATCAAGAACACGGAAAAGAAAATTTAAGGTGCCTGATCCTGAAAAACTTGATGAATATATGAAAAATCCAAAGAATGCAGATAAATACATCCGTGAAATAGCAAAAGATTTTGGCTGTGGAAAGAAGACAGTGAGAGCAGCACTGAAGAATTAG
- the rsmI gene encoding 16S rRNA (cytidine(1402)-2'-O)-methyltransferase encodes MFYVVGTPIGNLEDITFRAIKVLKEVDYIFAEDTRVTKKLLSHYEIEKTVYQYHEHNKLHQITNIINLLNDEKKIALVTDAGTPCISDPGFELVNEILKAGIKVVGIPGASSIVTGASISGLDMRRMAYEGFLPKKKGRQTLFNKLKEEERTIVILESPNRILKTLKDIKEYLGERYVVITRELTKIYEEIIRGNISEIIEKLEEKPIKGEIVLFIRAINDDGVYLKTIKTE; translated from the coding sequence ATGTTTTATGTTGTTGGTACACCAATTGGAAATTTAGAGGATATAACTTTTAGAGCGATAAAAGTTTTGAAGGAAGTTGATTATATTTTTGCAGAAGATACAAGAGTCACTAAAAAACTTCTTTCACATTACGAAATTGAAAAAACGGTGTACCAATATCATGAACATAACAAACTTCATCAAATTACAAACATCATTAATCTTCTAAATGATGAAAAAAAAATCGCACTTGTAACAGATGCTGGAACACCATGCATTTCAGATCCTGGATTTGAGCTAGTAAATGAAATTTTAAAAGCTGGAATAAAAGTCGTTGGAATACCAGGAGCCTCGTCAATTGTTACAGGAGCAAGCATTTCAGGGCTGGATATGCGAAGAATGGCATACGAAGGATTTTTACCAAAGAAAAAAGGTAGACAGACACTTTTCAACAAATTAAAGGAAGAAGAGAGAACAATTGTAATTTTAGAATCTCCTAACAGAATTTTAAAAACTCTAAAAGATATAAAGGAATATCTGGGAGAACGTTACGTTGTAATCACAAGGGAACTTACCAAAATTTACGAAGAAATAATTCGTGGAAATATTTCTGAAATTATAGAAAAGCTGGAAGAAAAGCCAATTAAGGGAGAGATTGTTTTATTTATAAGGGCAATAAATGATGATGGTGTTTATTTAAAAACAATAAAAACGGAGTGA
- a CDS encoding glycosyltransferase family 4 protein — MIVVKVLLYSEGKNSFSKSGVGQALNHQVEALGANNIEVTQNPEDDYDLAHINTVALKSYEVLKQAKKKGKPVIYHTHTTYEDFRGSIKGSYVLSPIIKFWTKKLYNEADYLISPSEYTKNLIKSKYLEKEKEIRVISNGVNINKFNKNEILKEKFLNEYKSVYDISKPLIITAGLPFERKGIKDFVKVTEKCSDYQFLWFGSSSVKSMLPERIQKIIENPPKNLIFPGYVDKDILIGAFSAAKAFLFMTYEENEGIVVLEALSAKLPLVVRDIPVYEDWLEDGKTCFKARNNEEFCEKIRNIVENNVENLNEITEKAYNIAQERDLLNVGKKYKEYYEYILNQKK; from the coding sequence ATGATAGTCGTGAAAGTTTTACTATATTCAGAGGGGAAAAATTCCTTCAGCAAATCCGGCGTTGGACAAGCATTAAATCATCAGGTAGAAGCCCTTGGAGCAAATAATATTGAAGTTACGCAGAATCCTGAAGATGATTACGATTTAGCACATATAAATACTGTTGCACTAAAATCTTATGAAGTGTTAAAGCAGGCAAAGAAAAAAGGGAAGCCTGTAATTTACCATACACATACAACTTATGAAGATTTTCGTGGAAGTATAAAAGGAAGCTACGTCCTGTCGCCAATTATAAAATTTTGGACAAAAAAATTGTACAATGAGGCAGATTATTTAATTTCTCCATCAGAGTACACAAAAAATCTTATAAAATCAAAATATTTGGAAAAAGAAAAGGAAATTAGAGTAATTTCCAATGGTGTAAATATAAACAAATTTAACAAAAATGAAATTTTAAAAGAAAAATTTTTGAATGAATATAAATCAGTGTATGATATAAGTAAACCATTAATTATAACGGCTGGACTGCCTTTTGAGAGAAAAGGCATAAAGGATTTTGTAAAAGTAACTGAAAAATGCAGCGACTACCAGTTTCTTTGGTTCGGTTCATCGAGCGTGAAATCAATGCTGCCTGAAAGAATTCAAAAAATTATTGAAAATCCACCTAAAAATCTTATTTTTCCAGGATATGTGGACAAAGATATTTTAATTGGAGCATTTAGTGCTGCCAAAGCCTTTCTTTTTATGACTTATGAAGAGAATGAGGGAATTGTGGTGCTAGAAGCACTTTCTGCGAAATTACCGCTTGTAGTGAGAGATATTCCAGTGTACGAAGACTGGCTGGAAGATGGGAAAACATGTTTTAAAGCTAGGAATAATGAGGAATTTTGTGAAAAAATAAGAAACATTGTCGAAAATAATGTGGAAAACTTGAATGAAATAACGGAAAAGGCTTATAATATTGCTCAAGAGAGAGATTTATTAAATGTGGGAAAAAAATATAAGGAATATTATGAGTATATATTGAATCAAAAAAAATGA
- a CDS encoding glycosyltransferase family 4 protein: MRIGIFTDTYRPQVNGVVSSIMTLEKELRKLGHKVYIITTTDPDAPKVEPNVLRLPSVEFKPLPQYRLGMVYSSRIIKKIKKLELDIIHSQTEWGVGTFSRFAAINLEIPLVHTYHTLYEYYTHYIFGSRFVSAGKKIAAAISKFYCEKCNALIVPTRKVEDILYSYGVDQTMNIIPTGLELDKFYRGNYSDEDLEFMRESFGIEKSDFLCVYIGRIAEEKSIDMLIDMFSKIKDENFKFMIVGRGRILDDLKAQAGKLGILDKVIFTGEVPHDKVAAYYQMGDVFLNASISETQGLTFVEAMAAETPVVARYDLNLEDLLVKNEAGLVYRTEEEFINSIMLLKKNKEFREKIIKNAFAASQDYTAQKFGERVEAVYKKTIEEYDSRESFTIFRGEKFLQQIRRWTSIKSSGRSPWSK; this comes from the coding sequence ATGAGAATTGGGATATTTACAGATACATACAGACCACAGGTTAATGGGGTCGTAAGCTCAATTATGACTCTTGAGAAGGAACTTAGGAAACTAGGGCATAAAGTGTACATTATTACCACAACGGATCCTGATGCGCCTAAAGTGGAGCCAAATGTCCTTAGGCTTCCAAGTGTAGAATTTAAACCATTGCCTCAATATAGGCTGGGAATGGTTTATTCTTCAAGAATAATAAAGAAAATAAAAAAATTGGAACTGGATATTATTCATTCTCAGACAGAATGGGGAGTAGGGACATTTTCAAGATTTGCGGCAATTAATTTGGAAATACCGCTTGTTCATACTTATCATACGTTATACGAGTACTATACGCATTATATTTTTGGTTCGAGATTTGTTTCGGCTGGGAAAAAAATTGCGGCGGCGATTAGTAAGTTTTATTGTGAAAAATGTAATGCATTGATTGTGCCAACACGTAAAGTTGAGGATATTTTGTATTCTTACGGAGTTGACCAGACAATGAATATTATTCCGACTGGATTGGAACTGGATAAGTTTTATCGTGGAAATTATTCGGATGAAGATTTGGAATTTATGAGAGAAAGTTTTGGGATAGAAAAAAGTGATTTTCTTTGTGTCTACATTGGACGGATTGCTGAAGAAAAAAGTATTGACATGTTAATTGATATGTTTTCTAAGATAAAAGATGAGAATTTTAAATTTATGATTGTCGGACGTGGAAGGATTTTGGACGATTTGAAGGCACAAGCTGGAAAACTAGGAATTTTAGACAAGGTTATTTTTACTGGAGAAGTTCCGCACGATAAAGTTGCTGCTTATTATCAGATGGGAGATGTATTTTTGAATGCGAGCATATCGGAAACACAGGGGCTTACATTTGTTGAAGCTATGGCAGCAGAAACACCTGTTGTAGCTAGATATGACTTAAATTTAGAAGATTTACTTGTAAAAAATGAGGCGGGGCTTGTTTACAGAACTGAAGAGGAATTTATTAACTCTATAATGCTTTTAAAGAAAAACAAGGAATTTAGAGAAAAAATTATCAAAAATGCTTTTGCCGCTTCACAGGATTATACGGCACAAAAATTTGGGGAACGAGTGGAAGCAGTTTATAAAAAAACAATAGAGGAGTATGATAGTCGTGAAAGTTTTACTATATTCAGAGGGGAAAAATTCCTTCAGCAAATCCGGCGTTGGACAAGCATTAAATCATCAGGTAGAAGCCCTTGGAGCAAATAA
- a CDS encoding transposase, whose translation MPRCNTNNMSVFLKELSKRYDEDIVILACDGAAWHKSKNLEISGNIIMIHIPPYATEMNPIEQIWKQVRQMGFGNKIFSTLNAVVGRLCDTINLLTDELVKSITLRKWIYSVI comes from the coding sequence ATGCCAAGATGCAATACTAATAATATGAGCGTCTTTTTAAAGGAACTATCTAAAAGATATGATGAAGATATTGTGATTCTAGCCTGTGATGGAGCAGCATGGCACAAATCAAAGAATTTAGAAATTTCAGGAAACATCATAATGATACATATACCGCCGTATGCAACAGAAATGAACCCCATCGAACAAATTTGGAAACAAGTAAGGCAGATGGGGTTCGGCAATAAAATATTCAGTACATTAAATGCTGTAGTTGGCAGGCTATGCGACACTATAAATTTACTTACAGATGAACTAGTAAAAAGTATAACTCTTCGTAAATGGATTTATTCTGTTATTTAA
- a CDS encoding N-acetylmuramoyl-L-alanine amidase family protein has protein sequence MKKILLFLLLFISAVTFSDTLKNVSYNNGKVTGIFRENKQIIPNTSVTKLGNDDILMLSFPDSDMASSVPALINKNDQYISKVYTVQNNGMVVVYVYLKPSVTYQVVVRNGEFQVTLTGEQAASRNNSSQTSRYATQEQSDNNAQTAQTQRQSGSSIRGNKKYTIVVDPGHGGHDSGARGNGYNEKDIALQVATRLANNLRRDYNVIMTRDSDFFVPLDTRAKIGNDANADFFISIHLNSSSSSSANGTEVYYFNKKDQNNYAAQVAKLENKVDSSYGDTPFSDFILNDIFYKKNQKTSQAVAGAVLDGLINLTGLRRRGVLGANFAVLRGSNSPSILVELGFMNNYSDLSKFLSPDDQERAAAVIGDAIRKYFK, from the coding sequence ATGAAAAAAATATTATTATTTTTATTACTTTTCATAAGTGCTGTTACATTTTCCGATACTTTGAAAAATGTATCATATAATAATGGAAAAGTCACAGGGATATTTAGAGAAAACAAACAAATTATTCCAAATACATCGGTTACAAAATTAGGAAATGACGACATACTAATGCTAAGTTTTCCAGATAGCGATATGGCAAGCAGTGTGCCTGCTCTTATCAATAAAAATGACCAGTATATAAGTAAAGTTTATACAGTTCAAAACAACGGCATGGTAGTAGTGTATGTGTATTTAAAACCATCTGTGACTTACCAAGTTGTAGTCAGAAATGGAGAATTTCAAGTAACACTTACTGGCGAACAAGCAGCATCAAGAAATAATTCATCTCAAACATCAAGATATGCTACACAAGAACAGTCAGATAACAATGCACAAACTGCACAAACGCAAAGACAATCAGGCAGTTCTATAAGAGGGAATAAAAAATATACGATAGTTGTAGATCCAGGACACGGGGGACACGATTCAGGAGCACGTGGAAATGGTTATAATGAAAAAGATATAGCATTACAAGTAGCAACAAGACTAGCTAATAATTTAAGACGTGATTACAATGTTATAATGACAAGAGATTCGGATTTCTTTGTACCATTAGATACAAGAGCAAAAATTGGAAATGATGCAAATGCAGATTTCTTTATAAGTATTCACTTAAATTCAAGCTCAAGTTCATCAGCAAATGGAACAGAAGTTTATTATTTTAATAAAAAAGACCAAAACAATTATGCCGCACAAGTAGCAAAACTTGAAAATAAAGTTGATTCGAGTTATGGAGATACTCCATTTTCTGATTTTATTTTGAATGATATTTTTTATAAAAAAAATCAAAAAACAAGTCAGGCTGTTGCAGGAGCAGTTTTAGATGGATTGATAAATCTTACTGGACTTAGAAGAAGAGGTGTACTGGGAGCAAACTTTGCTGTACTTCGTGGAAGTAATTCACCATCAATATTAGTAGAATTAGGATTTATGAATAATTATTCTGATTTATCTAAATTTTTATCTCCAGATGATCAGGAAAGAGCTGCAGCTGTCATTGGCGATGCAATAAGAAAATATTTTAAATAA
- a CDS encoding tRNA1(Val) (adenine(37)-N6)-methyltransferase, with the protein MSYIEKLESADKKMIVDENGLKITSDAILLSKFIKRYFDAKYKSKGKKSILEIGAGQGIITLLLSEIKIFEKIFAVEIQEDIFKILKKNVKINNFEEKITIINKNIKEIKGEYDFIFSNPPYKKINSGKLPENEAEQISKYEILLTLEELFYEIKRLLKNYGEFFVIVPDNRLNDIFRYIYANKMNILSIEINKYKKLNLVIVHGKKGGKRNSGINIYEK; encoded by the coding sequence ATGAGTTATATTGAAAAACTGGAAAGTGCTGATAAAAAAATGATTGTTGATGAAAATGGATTGAAAATAACAAGTGATGCAATTTTACTTTCTAAATTTATAAAAAGATATTTTGATGCAAAATACAAGAGCAAAGGAAAAAAATCAATTCTTGAAATTGGGGCTGGGCAAGGAATAATAACATTGCTACTTTCTGAAATTAAAATTTTTGAAAAAATTTTTGCAGTGGAAATTCAAGAAGATATATTTAAAATTTTGAAAAAAAATGTGAAAATAAATAACTTTGAAGAAAAAATAACGATAATCAATAAAAATATAAAAGAAATTAAAGGAGAATACGATTTTATTTTTTCAAATCCGCCATACAAAAAGATAAATTCTGGAAAACTTCCTGAAAATGAGGCGGAACAAATTAGTAAATATGAAATTTTATTGACATTGGAAGAGCTTTTTTATGAAATAAAAAGACTTTTGAAAAATTATGGAGAATTTTTTGTGATTGTGCCAGATAACAGATTAAACGATATATTTCGGTATATTTATGCAAATAAGATGAATATTTTATCAATCGAAATTAATAAATATAAAAAACTGAATTTAGTTATTGTTCATGGGAAAAAAGGTGGAAAAAGGAATTCTGGGATAAATATTTATGAAAAATAG
- a CDS encoding transposase produces the protein MKQALTNITAVNTDGVRGMSIEGKKRGLRYSRINLVAGKIGNALTGSMICRETMESEFFEEWFREILLRDIEKLGKKVLIVMDNARFHRKNILEKIIKGMGHCLLFLPPYSPYLNPIEKLWANMKKKLKDIAHNFNALEKAVTSVLFNKLVQF, from the coding sequence ATGAAACAGGCTTTGACGAATATTACTGCCGTGAATACGGATGGAGTAAGAGGAATGTCTATTGAAGGGAAGAAAAGAGGATTAAGATATTCAAGAATAAATCTGGTTGCTGGAAAAATAGGGAATGCACTGACAGGAAGTATGATATGCAGGGAAACAATGGAAAGTGAATTTTTTGAAGAATGGTTCAGGGAAATACTTTTAAGAGATATTGAAAAATTAGGGAAGAAAGTTCTAATAGTGATGGATAATGCGAGATTTCATAGAAAGAATATATTAGAAAAGATAATTAAGGGAATGGGGCATTGTCTATTATTTCTTCCGCCGTATTCGCCGTATTTAAATCCAATAGAAAAATTATGGGCTAATATGAAGAAAAAATTAAAAGACATAGCCCATAATTTTAATGCACTAGAAAAAGCAGTTACTTCTGTTTTATTTAATAAATTAGTTCAGTTTTAA
- a CDS encoding chemotaxis protein: protein MPEKEKLREEKSKKRKGSLGKNLFVLLLFLITAGVVTTYYYDIDHSDKIQVVVNKNLVQETQKDDEMQNRISIFVYDPATRIINEREIVVPRQMNLIEGDFINGIIRNSNYISEDMKFRSAYNLRIDNVNTTVVKLNAQFANLKKNPELFNGFSQAVTNTILKNFPNIQSVLIQIDGEINTR, encoded by the coding sequence ATGCCAGAAAAAGAAAAATTAAGAGAAGAAAAATCTAAAAAACGAAAAGGTTCGCTTGGTAAAAATCTTTTCGTATTATTGCTTTTTTTGATAACAGCTGGAGTAGTTACAACATATTATTATGATATAGATCACAGTGATAAGATACAGGTAGTTGTAAATAAAAATTTAGTGCAGGAAACACAAAAAGATGATGAAATGCAAAATAGGATTTCAATATTTGTATACGATCCTGCTACAAGAATAATCAATGAAAGAGAAATTGTAGTTCCGCGTCAAATGAACCTGATAGAGGGAGATTTTATAAACGGAATTATCAGAAATTCAAATTATATTTCAGAAGATATGAAATTCAGAAGTGCTTACAATCTCAGAATTGATAATGTAAATACAACAGTTGTAAAATTAAATGCACAATTTGCAAATTTGAAAAAAAATCCTGAGTTATTTAATGGATTTTCTCAAGCGGTAACAAATACGATATTGAAAAATTTCCCTAATATTCAAAGTGTATTGATTCAAATAGATGGAGAAATCAATACACGATAA
- a CDS encoding ubiquinol-cytochrome C reductase has product MKKIIFAFLILGSVYSFAAQKTLRTVEKCRVTSRGITKDGKRFANCISLQSGKTFNFTGLVDQTYHKFSKGTVFKVYFYGNGNRNLTLETFDYIR; this is encoded by the coding sequence ATGAAAAAAATTATTTTTGCATTTTTAATATTAGGAAGTGTTTACAGTTTTGCAGCACAAAAAACTTTACGGACAGTAGAAAAATGTCGTGTGACTTCAAGAGGTATAACAAAAGATGGTAAAAGATTCGCAAACTGCATTAGCCTTCAGTCAGGAAAAACATTTAATTTTACAGGACTTGTTGACCAGACTTATCACAAATTTTCAAAAGGAACAGTATTTAAAGTATATTTCTATGGAAATGGGAACAGAAATTTGACTTTGGAGACTTTTGACTACATTCGGTAA
- the ylqF gene encoding ribosome biogenesis GTPase YlqF: MNINWYPGHMKKTKDLIVENLKIIDIVIEILDARIPLSSKNPDISKLANNKKKIIVLNKVDLIDSKELKVWEDYFLENKFSDYFVALSVEKGMNFNELRKITDKIYAEKLEKMKKKGLRKTEVRAMIVGIPNVGKSKFINKFVNKNKARVGNTPGFTRGKQWIKIDEKLELLDTPGVLWPKFEDDNVAYNLAIAGSIKDNVLPLEQVAMKFLDKLKDLRKIQNLIKVYNLEEYTNNEEILEIENHRILEILEKRLGISKNDEHNYEIISRRLIRDYRMGKIGKFFLEYPKK; this comes from the coding sequence ATGAATATAAACTGGTATCCAGGGCATATGAAGAAAACGAAGGATTTGATTGTGGAAAATCTTAAGATAATTGATATTGTAATTGAGATTTTGGATGCAAGGATCCCGCTTTCGAGTAAAAATCCTGATATTTCAAAGCTGGCGAATAATAAGAAAAAGATTATTGTGCTGAATAAGGTGGATTTGATTGACAGTAAAGAATTGAAAGTCTGGGAAGATTATTTTTTGGAAAATAAATTTTCTGATTATTTTGTGGCTTTGAGTGTGGAAAAAGGGATGAATTTTAATGAATTACGGAAAATTACTGATAAAATTTATGCTGAAAAATTAGAGAAGATGAAGAAAAAGGGGCTTCGTAAAACTGAAGTAAGAGCGATGATTGTTGGGATTCCTAATGTTGGGAAGTCTAAATTTATAAATAAATTTGTGAATAAAAATAAGGCAAGAGTTGGGAACACGCCAGGATTTACACGTGGGAAACAATGGATAAAAATTGATGAAAAGTTGGAACTGCTGGACACGCCAGGAGTTTTGTGGCCAAAATTTGAGGATGATAATGTGGCTTATAATTTGGCGATTGCTGGGTCGATAAAGGATAATGTATTACCGCTGGAGCAAGTTGCTATGAAATTTTTAGATAAATTGAAAGATTTAAGGAAGATTCAAAATTTGATAAAAGTATATAATTTGGAAGAATATACAAATAATGAAGAAATTTTAGAAATAGAAAATCATAGGATACTGGAAATTTTGGAAAAAAGATTAGGAATTTCTAAAAATGATGAGCATAATTATGAAATCATTTCGAGAAGATTAATAAGAGACTACAGGATGGGAAAAATTGGGAAATTCTTTTTAGAATATCCAAAAAAGTAA
- the yajC gene encoding preprotein translocase subunit YajC has product MDKNSIVVILIYIVFMAVLILPTMLSNNKKKKQKAALLESLKVGDKITTVGGIQGTLVNIFTETVEMKIDKNARMTVLKSAIDRIEKK; this is encoded by the coding sequence ATGGATAAAAATTCAATAGTAGTAATATTAATTTACATTGTTTTTATGGCAGTATTAATTTTACCAACGATGCTTTCAAACAATAAAAAAAAGAAACAAAAAGCAGCGTTACTGGAAAGTCTAAAAGTAGGAGATAAAATAACGACAGTTGGCGGTATACAAGGAACACTTGTAAATATTTTTACAGAAACTGTAGAAATGAAAATAGACAAAAATGCAAGAATGACAGTCTTAAAATCTGCTATTGACAGAATAGAAAAAAAATAA